Part of the Streptomyces sp. RFCAC02 genome is shown below.
GTCGGCTGCGGCGTGCGGGGTGTTCTCCCGCCGCCCTGTTGTTCCACCGATAAGGGCGACATTCCATTAACGGTGCACGCGCAGCGTGGGCGCGCCTCGCATCGGCCTCCCGGCGCCGACCCGACCTGCAGGTATATGCCAGTGGCTACCGACATCCGGCGCATGTGTTCACCCGACGGGATCTTGCCGCTCATGGAAATCGAGTTGAGCGACAACCGAGGAGTGTTAATTCGGCATATCATCGGACCGACACTTTCTCAGGGAATTCACAGAATTCCCTTCTAGCGTGTGCCGCGTTTGTCACCGTTCCGCGACGACCGCCGCCCATGGCGGGCGAAAGGCATGCCGTGTCAGTCGATCTCTCCGCCGGTGTCCCCCTCGGGCGCCCGGCCGCGCCGCAGTACGTCTCAGGACCCGCGGCGCCGCCCCGTACCCTCCTCGACGTCTTCCGTCACTCCCTGCTGCACAGTCCCGACGCGCCCGCCCTCGACGACGGCGGTCCCGGCGGGCCGCTCACCTACCGCGCGCTCGACACCGCCGCCCGCCGCCTCGCCGGCCGGCTGCGCGCCGCCGGGATCGGGCCGGGGGACCGCGTCGGTGTCCGCGTCGCCTCCGGCACGGCCGGTCTGTACACCGCGATCCTCGGCGTCCTCGCCTCCGGCGCCGCCTACGTCCCGGTGGACGCCGACGATCCGGCCGAACGCGCCCGGCTCGTCTGGACGGAGGCCCGCGTCCACGCCGTCGTCCACGACGAGGACGGGCACCCCGGCGAGCACCTGATCCGCACGACCCCCGGCGGCACGCCCGCCCGGCGCCAGGGGCCGCCCACGCCCGCCGACGACGCGTGGATCATCTTCACGTCCGGGTCGACCGGCAGGCCGAAGGGCGTGGCCGTCACCCACCGCGCCGCCGCCGCGTTCGCCGACGCCGAGGCCCGCCTCTTCCTGCCCGACGCGCCCCTCGGCCCCGGTGACCGGGTGCTCGCCGGACTCTCGGTGGCGTTCGACGCGTCCTGCGAGGAGATGTGGCTCGCCTGGCGCCACGGCGCGTGCCTCGTCCCCGCGCCCCGCTCCCTCGTGCGCGGCGGCGCCGACCTCGGCCCCTGGCTCGCCGAGCGCGGCATCACCGTCGTCTCGACCGTCCCGACGCTCGCCCTGCTGTGGCCGCGGGAGGCCCTGGCGGGCGTCAGGCTGCTCATCCTCGGCGGCGAGCCGTGCCCGCCCGAGGTCGTCCACCGCTTCGCCCGCGACGGCCGCGAGGTGTGGAACACCTACGGCCCCACCGAGGCCACCGTCGTCGCCTGCGCCGCGCGCCTGCGCCCCGGCCGACCCGTCCTCATCGGCCTGCCGCTCGACGGCTGGGAGCTGGCCGTCCTCGACCCGCAGGGCCGGCCGGTCGCCCCGGGCGGCACCGGCGAACTCGTCATCGGCGGCGTCGGCCTCGGCCGCTACCTCGACGCACGCCTGGACGCCGAACGCTTCGCGCCGCTGCCCGCCCTCGGCCGGCCCCGCGCCTACCGCACCGGCGACCTCGTCCGCGCCCGGCCCGAAGGCCTGGAGTTCGCCGGCCGCGCCGACGACCAGGTGAAGATCGGCGGCCGCCGCGTCGAACTCGGCGAACTCGACGCGGCCCTGCGCGGCCTGCCCGGCGTGGCCGCCGCCCTCGCCGCCGTCCGCCGCACCCCCGCGGGCGTCGACATCCTCGTCGGATACGTCGTCCCCGACCCCGGCCGCGGGTCCTTCGACCGGGCCGCCGCCCTCGCGCTGCTGCGCGAACGGCTCCCCGCCGCGCTGGTGCCCCGCCTCGCCGTCCTGCCGGAACTCCCCGTCCGCACCTCCGGCAAGGCCGACCGCGCCGCCCTGCCCTGGCCGCTCCCGGCCGACGACGCGCACGACCCCGCCCCCGACCCCGCGGACGCCTGGCTGCTCGACCGCTGGACGGACGTCCTCGGCACCCGCCCGGGACCCGACGACAACTTCTTCGACCTCGGCGGCACGAGCGTCGCCGCCGCCCGCCTCGTGTCCGCCCTCCGCGAGCGCTTCCCCCGCCTCTCCGTCGCCGACCTGTACCGCAACTCCACCCCGGCCGCCCTGCGCACGCTGCTCACCACCCCGCAGGCCCCGCCCGCCGCACCGCCCCCGCCGCAACGCCCCCGTACGACCGGCCGGGGCACCCGTCTCCTCCAGTGCGCCGCACAGCCCTTGCTGCACACCCCCACCGGCGTCCGCTGGCTCCTGACGCTCGTCCTCGCGGGGAACGTCCTGGCCGCCGCCGGCCACCCCGGCATCCTGCCCACCCTCGACTGGTGGGCACTCGCCCCCGCCTGGCTGCTGCTGTCCTCCCTCCCCGGACGCGTCCTCCTGGCCGCCGGTGCCGCGCGCGTCCTGTGCCACGGCATCACCCCGGGCGCCCACCCCCGCGCCGGGCACCGGCACCTCCGGCTCTGGGCGGCCGAACGCCTCACCGACACCCTCGCGCTCACGCCCGTCACCGGTACGCCCCTCGCCATCTGGTACGCCCGTCTCCTCGGCTGCCGGGTCGGCGCCCGCGTCGCCCTGCACGCGCTGCCGCCCGTCACCGGCCTCGCCACGTTCGGCGACGACTGCGTGATCGAACCCGAGGCCGACCTCGCGGGCCACCGCCTCGACACCGACGCCCTCCACGTCGGCCCCCTGCGCATCGGACGCGGCGCGAGGATCGGTGCCCGCGCCGTCCTCCAGCCCGGTGCCCGGGTCGGCGCCCACGCCGATGTCCCGCCGGGCACCTGCGTCACGGGCCGCGTTCCCGCCCGTCACGCGCCGACCGCCACCCCACGGCCGTACGCCCGCCGCTGGACGCTGGTCCGCCTCCTCAGCCCCGCCCTGCTGACGCTCCTCACCTGGACCGCCGCCGCCCCGGCCGTCCTCCTGGTCCTCACCGTCCCCATCGGCGGCCCTGCCGCCCTGCCGCTGCGCGCCACCCTCCTGGTCGCCCTCGGCGTCACGGCACACGCCCTGGCGCTCGCGCTGACCGTCCGTCTCCTCGGCCGCCTCGTACGCCCGGGCGTCCACCCCGCCGACAGCGCGGCCGGCTGGGCGGCCTGGCTCACGCACGCGCTGCTGGACATCTCCCGCAGGACGCTCTTCCCCCTCTACGCCTCCCTGCTCACCCCCCTCTGGTTCAGGCTCCTGGGCGCCCGCATCGGCCACGACACGGAACTGTCCACCGTGCACGCCCTCCCGTCCCTGCTGCGCGTCGGCGACCGGGCGTTCCTGGCGGACAACGTCCTCGCGGCCCCCTACGCCCTGCGTCCCGGCGGCCGGGTCCACCTCGGTACCGCGCGGGTCGGCGACGGCGCGTTCGTCGGCAACTCCGGCATCGTCGGCCCGGACCGCGGCGTCGCGCCCCGCGCCCTGATCGGCGTCCTCGCCACCACCCCGCCCGCCGTACCCGCCAGCTCGTCCTGGCTGGGCAACCCCCCGCTCCCGCTCCAGCGGACCCCCGAACCCACCGACCCGTCCCGCACCTACGCCCCCACCACCCGCCTCCGGGCCGCCCGCGCCGCCGTCGAACTCTGCCGCACCGTCCCGGTCGTCCTCGACGCGGCCATCCGCCTCACCGTCACCTACGCCCTGCTCCTCGCCTGGGAGCACGGCGGCCCGGCACTCGCCGCCGCCCTGTGCGGCCCGGTCCTGACGGCCGCCGGACTCGCCGCCGCCACCGTGACCACCGCCGCCAAATGGCTCCTGACCGGCCGTTTCGAGCCCGGCAGGCACCCCCTGTGGAGCGCGTTCGTGTGGCGCGACGAGCTGTACGACACGTTCGTCGAGACGCTGGCCGTCCCCTGGTTCGTACGCCCCGCCCTCGGCACGCCCCTGCTCACCGCGTGGCTGCGCACCCTCGGGGCGCGCGTCGGCCGCCGCGTCTGGTGCGAGACTCACTGGCTCCCGGAACCCGACCTCGTCCGCCTCGGCGACGACACCGCCGTCGGACGCGGCTGCGTCCTGCAGACCCACCTCTTCCACGACCGCGTGATGCGCCTGGACACCGTCACCGTCGACACGGGCGGCGCCCTCGGCCCGCACGGCATCGTCCTGCCCGGCGGCCGGATCGGCGCGGGCGCGTCCGCCGGGCCCGCGTCCCTCGTCATGGCCGCCGAGCACCTCCCCGCCGGCACCCGCTGGCAGGGCAACCCCGTGCACCCTGACGCCCGCTGAGGCCCTGCCACATACGGAACGCGGCGCGCCCCGGACCCCACCGCGGGGGTCCGGGGCGCGCCCGCAGCGGGGTCAGCCGCGCGGCGGCAGGTCCGCCGGGCCGATGTGCGGCCGCAGCGTCGCGTGCGCGATGCGCAGGCCCTCCGTGATCCGCGCGTCGTCACCGCCCCACAGCGGGTCCTCGTGCTCCACGGACAGCACCCCGCCGAAGCCGGCCTCGTGCAGCCGGTCCACGACCCGCGTCCAGTCCACCTGGCCACGGCCCGGGATGCGGTAGCGCCACCAGCCGGTGCGCCACGGGTCACCCTCCTTGTCGACCGTGCCGAAGAAGCCGAAACGGTTCCTCGCGCGCGGGTCGAGCTCCACGTCCTTCGCCTGCGCGTGCACGATGCGGTCGGCGTACGGGAGGATCGTCTCCACCGGGTCGATCCCGAGCCACATCAGGTGCGACGGGTCCCAGTTCAGGTACAGGCCGAGGGAGAACATCCACTCCCACAGCTCCGGCGAGTACGCGATGTTGCCCGGGTAGCCGTCCGGGTGCCAGCCCTCCATCACGCAGTTCTCGATGATGATGCCGACACCGCGCTCGCCCGCGTACTCCACCAGCGGCGGCAGGACGCGCTCCGCCTCGCGCTGGTTCTCGGCCACCGACTTCGACGGGTCACGGCCGATGAACGTCCCCACCCACGGGACGTCCAGCGCCGCCGCCGCGTCGATCGCGTGCCGCAGGTGCGCGGCGATCTCGCCCCGCCGCGCCGGGTCGGGGTGCAGGTTGTTCTCGTAGTAGGCGAACGCGCTCAGTTCGAGACCGTGCCGGTCGAACAGCGCGCGCGCCGCGTCGGCGTCGGCCTCCGTGAACGTCGCGACGGGCAGGTGCCCGGCCTCGAAGGCCCGGCCCCCGACCGTCGGCCACACGGCGACCTCCAGCGCCTGATAGCCCGTCGCCGCCGCGAACTCCGCGATGCGCTCCAGCGGCCACGCAGGCAGGCACGCGGTGAGGAATCCCAGCTTCATGTCGTCAGACCTCCGTCCAGTTGCGTTCCACGGCCGACCGCAGCACCGCCTCGGTGAGACGGGCGGCGCGCAGGCCGTCCTCGAAGGTGGGCAGCCCCTCGCGCTCCTCGCCCCGGACCACGGCGTACGTGTCCGCGACGAAGGACTCGAAGCACTGCGCATAGCCCTGCGCGTGACCGGGCGGCAGGGTCGCGAGACGCCGCTGCTCGGCCGCGCCCGCGCCCGGGTCGCGCAGGAAGATCTCGGCACCGGTGGCCGTGCCGAACCAGGCGGACTCCGGGTTCTCCTGGTCGAAGACGGCGCTGCCGCCCGACCCGTCCAGCTCGAACCACAGCCGGTTCTTGCGGCCCGCGGCGACCTGCGAGATCGTCGCCGACACGGGGACGCCGTTCGCGGTGCGGCCCATGACGAGCGCCATGTCCTCCGTCGTGACGGCCACCCGCCCCGCGTCCGCCGGCGCGTCGCCCGAGAACGACGCCACCGACCCGGCCGGCCGCTCGGGCACCGCGATCCGCGTGTCGGCCACCAGCGAGGCGACCCGCTCGCCGCTCACCCACTCCACCAGGTCGAACCAGTGCGACCCGATGTCGGCGAACGCGCGCGACGCGCCGCCGGCCGCCGGGTCGACGCGCCAGCTCGTCGCGCCGGGCGACAGCAGCCAGTCCTGCAGGTAGCTGCCGTGCAGCGCGTACGGCGTCCCCAGGTCGCCGGCGAGGCGCCGCGCCCTGATCTCCCGCACCACCGGGTGGTAGCGGTAGACGAACGGGACGGCCGTCACCACGCCCGTGCCGCGCGCCGCCTCCGCCATGGCCTCCGCCTCGGCGACGGTCGTGCCGAGCGGCTTCTCGCACACGACGTGCTTGCCGCCGGCGGCGAGGAGGGCGAGGGCGTACGGGGCGTGGGTGGCGTTCGGGGTGCAGACGTGCACGATGTCGGCGTCGCCGGCGGCGACCTCCTCCACGCTGCGGTAGACCGTGGGCACGCCCCAGGCGTCGGCGGTGGCGCGGGTCCGTCCGGGATCGCGGCCCAGCACGCCGGTCACCTCGGCGCCGGCCAGCAGCGCCGCGCGCCGGTGGACCTCGCCGATCATGCCGAGGCCGAGGATCGCGACGCGGGGCCGTGCGGAACGGGTCGTCACGTTCGGTGTCTCCTTTCTCTCGGGGCACACCCGTCCCGCGCACGCCGGGCGCGCGCCGGGGCGGCGGGTGTCCCCGCGCGAGCGTACGTGCCGCACTGCGCGGAGCTGCGGGCGGAGCCGCCCAACCCGTCCCGCGGCCGAACCACCCGGACGGCCCAGCCCGTTCCCCGGCGCCCGACCGCGCCGCCCCGCTACGGTGTCGGCGATCACGAACGGCAACCGCCACCGGGAGTACGCGTGACCGCACCCGCCCTGACCTTCCGGGCACTCTACGGACTCTCGCGCGGCACTCAGGCCGCCCTCAGCGTCGCGCAGCCCCTCCTCGCCATGGTCGCCGCGGCCGCCGCGGCGGGGCCGCCCCCGGCCGGCCGGCTGCTGGCCGCGCTGCTCGCCGCGTTCGCCGGCTACGCGGCCGTCTTCGCCGCCAACGACCTGATCGACGCCCGTGTGGACCGCGCCGACGCCGAACGCCGCCGCGCCGCCGCCCCGGCACCGGCG
Proteins encoded:
- a CDS encoding Pls/PosA family non-ribosomal peptide synthetase; this translates as MSVDLSAGVPLGRPAAPQYVSGPAAPPRTLLDVFRHSLLHSPDAPALDDGGPGGPLTYRALDTAARRLAGRLRAAGIGPGDRVGVRVASGTAGLYTAILGVLASGAAYVPVDADDPAERARLVWTEARVHAVVHDEDGHPGEHLIRTTPGGTPARRQGPPTPADDAWIIFTSGSTGRPKGVAVTHRAAAAFADAEARLFLPDAPLGPGDRVLAGLSVAFDASCEEMWLAWRHGACLVPAPRSLVRGGADLGPWLAERGITVVSTVPTLALLWPREALAGVRLLILGGEPCPPEVVHRFARDGREVWNTYGPTEATVVACAARLRPGRPVLIGLPLDGWELAVLDPQGRPVAPGGTGELVIGGVGLGRYLDARLDAERFAPLPALGRPRAYRTGDLVRARPEGLEFAGRADDQVKIGGRRVELGELDAALRGLPGVAAALAAVRRTPAGVDILVGYVVPDPGRGSFDRAAALALLRERLPAALVPRLAVLPELPVRTSGKADRAALPWPLPADDAHDPAPDPADAWLLDRWTDVLGTRPGPDDNFFDLGGTSVAAARLVSALRERFPRLSVADLYRNSTPAALRTLLTTPQAPPAAPPPPQRPRTTGRGTRLLQCAAQPLLHTPTGVRWLLTLVLAGNVLAAAGHPGILPTLDWWALAPAWLLLSSLPGRVLLAAGAARVLCHGITPGAHPRAGHRHLRLWAAERLTDTLALTPVTGTPLAIWYARLLGCRVGARVALHALPPVTGLATFGDDCVIEPEADLAGHRLDTDALHVGPLRIGRGARIGARAVLQPGARVGAHADVPPGTCVTGRVPARHAPTATPRPYARRWTLVRLLSPALLTLLTWTAAAPAVLLVLTVPIGGPAALPLRATLLVALGVTAHALALALTVRLLGRLVRPGVHPADSAAGWAAWLTHALLDISRRTLFPLYASLLTPLWFRLLGARIGHDTELSTVHALPSLLRVGDRAFLADNVLAAPYALRPGGRVHLGTARVGDGAFVGNSGIVGPDRGVAPRALIGVLATTPPAVPASSSWLGNPPLPLQRTPEPTDPSRTYAPTTRLRAARAAVELCRTVPVVLDAAIRLTVTYALLLAWEHGGPALAAALCGPVLTAAGLAAATVTTAAKWLLTGRFEPGRHPLWSAFVWRDELYDTFVETLAVPWFVRPALGTPLLTAWLRTLGARVGRRVWCETHWLPEPDLVRLGDDTAVGRGCVLQTHLFHDRVMRLDTVTVDTGGALGPHGIVLPGGRIGAGASAGPASLVMAAEHLPAGTRWQGNPVHPDAR
- a CDS encoding sugar phosphate isomerase/epimerase, which gives rise to MKLGFLTACLPAWPLERIAEFAAATGYQALEVAVWPTVGGRAFEAGHLPVATFTEADADAARALFDRHGLELSAFAYYENNLHPDPARRGEIAAHLRHAIDAAAALDVPWVGTFIGRDPSKSVAENQREAERVLPPLVEYAGERGVGIIIENCVMEGWHPDGYPGNIAYSPELWEWMFSLGLYLNWDPSHLMWLGIDPVETILPYADRIVHAQAKDVELDPRARNRFGFFGTVDKEGDPWRTGWWRYRIPGRGQVDWTRVVDRLHEAGFGGVLSVEHEDPLWGGDDARITEGLRIAHATLRPHIGPADLPPRG
- a CDS encoding Gfo/Idh/MocA family oxidoreductase, with translation MTTRSARPRVAILGLGMIGEVHRRAALLAGAEVTGVLGRDPGRTRATADAWGVPTVYRSVEEVAAGDADIVHVCTPNATHAPYALALLAAGGKHVVCEKPLGTTVAEAEAMAEAARGTGVVTAVPFVYRYHPVVREIRARRLAGDLGTPYALHGSYLQDWLLSPGATSWRVDPAAGGASRAFADIGSHWFDLVEWVSGERVASLVADTRIAVPERPAGSVASFSGDAPADAGRVAVTTEDMALVMGRTANGVPVSATISQVAAGRKNRLWFELDGSGGSAVFDQENPESAWFGTATGAEIFLRDPGAGAAEQRRLATLPPGHAQGYAQCFESFVADTYAVVRGEEREGLPTFEDGLRAARLTEAVLRSAVERNWTEV